One genomic region from Esox lucius isolate fEsoLuc1 chromosome 24, fEsoLuc1.pri, whole genome shotgun sequence encodes:
- the LOC105007154 gene encoding basement membrane-specific heparan sulfate proteoglycan core protein-like, giving the protein MPRASVKIVSPQEPLYTGDRVTLQCNIPEYTDWTYVWYRDNQHLPSQTSKTFTISLPDQTGQYQCRGKRTKWPESSFLSPNHPISATDQTGQYQCQGKRTGRPQSSYISPNHPISVTALPTASVSVSPHGLLYSGETVTLQCDIPNYTDWTYRWYRKDQPQTPGSPSKTVTTLSDQVSQYQCQGRRTDRPKSSQLSVSLHISVTKRSVAVLTLQPNWTQIFSRETVTLRCDIQGGGDTDWEYNFYKNGQSVYFDTKPEYRISPVYTSHTGSYTCMGVKGNKESITSDAVQLIVSYQPKAVLSISPQWMNPGDSVTLNCEVKESSTGWRFSWYKTVPYRAGLPSLLDKSYSVEPLSGYGTTEESYTLSPAGPTDTGGYVCRAGRGDPVYYTNYSEPQCLWSGDLQSSVSLRISPNRTQHFTSKSLSLICDLKGNSTGWRLMRYTETGVQSGCSPNWGSITGSTCTITSTNTWDSGVYWCESGSGQYSNAVNITVSVIVPASSTSVLVGVVVGLVVAAVLLIIFLVLLCQYKNSKGSCSNIIFWPIHPQSTNQDPQQDQGSTQVQSPDAGYTDSAGVSAAAGSSDVTYVQSQLKKLDHKKKASSEPVDVTYAEIDLKLVGKTQKKKKSTIPPESESVYSPIKTFPDHSKTRSHLLKGP; this is encoded by the exons ATGCCGAGGGCCTCAGTGAAGATAGTCTCTCCCCAGGAGCCACTATACACAGGAGACAGAGTCACTCTACAGTGTAACATACCAGAATACACAGACTGGACTTATGTCTGGTACAGAGACAACCAACACCTTCCCAGTCAGACCAGTAAAACCTTCACCATCTCTCTCCCAGACCAGACTGGTCAATACCAGTGTCGTGGGAAGAGAACAAAATGGCCTGAATCATCATTTCTTAGTCCTAATCATCCCATCAGTGCTACTG ACCAGACTggtcagtaccagtgtcagggGAAGAGGACAGGTCGGCCCCAGTCATCATATATTAGTCCTAATCACCCCATCAGTGTTACTG CTCTTCCAACAGCCTCAGTGAgtgtctctcctcatggtctcctctactctggagagactgttactctgcagtgtgacataCCAAACTACACAGACTGGACATACAGGTGGTACAGAAAGGATCAACCACAGACTCCAGGTTCACCTTCTAAAACCGTCACCACTCTGTCTGACCAGGTgagtcagtaccagtgtcagggGAGAAGAACAGATCGTCCCAAGTCGTCACAACTCAGTGTTTCCCTCCACATCAGTGTCACTA AGAGATCTGTTGCTGTTCTGACCCTCCAACCCAACTGGACCCAGATATTCAGTAGAGAGACTGTCACTCTCAGATGTGACATACAGGGGGGAGGAGACACTGACTGGGAGTATAACTTCTATAAGAATGGTCAGTCAGTTTACTTTGACACAAAGCCTGAATACAGAATCAGTCCTGTCTACACATCTCATACTGGGTCATATACCTGTATGGGTGTAAAGGGAAACAAGGAATCCATAACCAGTGATGCTGTACAACTGATCGTATCAT ATCAACCCAAGGCTGTCCTGAGTATCTCTCCTCAGTGGATGAACCCTGGAGACTCAGTGACTCTGAACTGTGAAGTTAAAGAGTCGTCTACAGGCTGGAGGTTCTCCTGGTACAAGACTGTTCCCTACAGAGCTGGGTTACCCTCTCTATTGGACAAGTCCTACTCTGTAGAGCCCCTATCTGGATATGGGACTACTGAAGAGTCTTACACTCTGAGTCCTGCTGGTCCTACTGACACAGGAGGATATGTGTGTAGAGCTGGCAGAGGAGACCCAGTCTATTACACAAACTACAGTGAacctcagtgtctctggtcTGGAG ATCTGCAGTcttcagtgtctctcagaataAGTCCCAACAGAACTCAACACTTTACATCAAAGTCTCTCTCACTGATCTGTGATCTGAAGGGGAACTCTACTGGATGGAGACTGAtgagatacacagagacaggagtgCAGTCAGGGTGTTCCCCTAACTGGGGATCAATAACAGGGTCCACATGTACCATCACCTCCACAAACACATGGGACAGTGGAGTGTACTGGTGTGAGTCTGGATCAGGACAGTACAGTAATGCTGTCAACATCACAGTGTCTG TCATAGTTCCTGCATCCTCTACATCAGTCCTAGTAGGAGTGGTTGTGGGTCTGGTTGTTGCTGCTGTTCTACTGATCATATTCCTGGTCCTGCTGTGTCAATATAAAAACAGCAAAG GTTCCTGTTCTAACATAATTTTCTG GCCCATCCATCCCCAGAGCACCAACCAGGACCCCCAACAGGACCAAGGATCTACCCAGgttcagtctcctgatgctgggtatacag ATTCTGCTGGTGTTTCTGCTGCTGCTGGGTCAAGTGATGTGACATATGTCCAGAGTCAACTCAAGAAGTTGGATCACAAAAAGAAAG CATCGTCTGAACCAGTTGATGTGACCTATGCTGAAATTGACCTCAAACTGGTGGGCAAAACCCAGAAGAAGAAAA AATCAACAATCCCGCCAGAGTCAGAATCAGTCTATTCTCCAATAAAGACATTCCCAGACCACAGTAAGACTAGATCACATCTATTAAAGG GTCCTTGA